The Streptomyces racemochromogenes DNA segment AGCATGGTGGTGCTGACCGCCGAGGCGAAGCTCGACCTCATCGGCGTCATAGCCGGCGTGGTCTCCTCCGCCTCCATGGGCGCGGGCACCGTCATGACCAAGCGCTGGGGCCGCCCCGAGGGCGTCGGCCCGCTGGCCGTGACCGGATGGCAGCTCACCGCGGGCGGCCTGGTCATCATCCCGATCGCCGCACTGGTCGAGGGGGCGCCGCCCGCCCTCGACGGCAAGGCCTTCCTCGGCTACGGCTACATGATGCTGATCAACACCGGGGCCGCGTACTTCCTCTGGTTCCGCGGCATCGGCCAGCTCACCGCCACGTCCGTCACCCTGCTCGGCCCGCTGTCGCCGCTCACCGCCGCCGTCATCGGCTGGGCCGCCCTCGGCCAGGCCCTGACCCCGGTCCAGCTGGTGGGCATGACCATCGCCTTCGGCGCCACGGTCTTCGGGCAGCTCCCGGGGCGGGCGCCGAAGGGCGCGGCCGGGGGTGGGGCCGGGGGTGAGGTGGGGCCCGAGGCCCGGGTCGCGCCGGGACCGTTCAGCAAGACTGAAGGAAACCGTCAAAATCTTTCGATGGACCTGGGTGAAGCGAAGGTGTGAGAGTGGGTCCACGACCCACACCACACACGCAGGGGGACACCACCAGTGACCGTCACCGACCGCATCCGCACCGCACCCACCGCCGCCGGCACCCTCGCCGGCGGCGGCGCCGTTGCCGGAGACAAGGCGAGGAAGGGAGCCGCCGGACTCGGCGTACTCCTCGCCCTGGTCGCCACGGTCGTCTGGTCCGGCAGCTTCGTCGCCACCCGCGGCATGGCCGAGACGGTCCCGCCCGTCCAGGCCGTCTTCTGGCGGTGGATCATCGCCGCCGTCGCGGTCACCCCCTTCGCCGCCCGCCAGGCCTGGCAGCAGCGGGCCCTGCTCCGTAAGCACCTCGGCTACATCAGCCTCGCCACGCTCTTCGGCGTCACCCTCTACAACACCCTGGTGCACCAGGCCGGCCTGACCACCTCGGCCTCCAACATGGGCATGATCATGGCCGCCTCGCCGGTCATCATGGCCCTCTACGCCCGCCTCGGCGGCGAACGGCTCGGCGCCCGCCGCTCCTGCGGCATGCTGCTCGCGGCCTTCGGCGTCCTGCTGCTCGTCGGCGACGGCTCCCTCGGCTTCGACTTCGGCGCCGGCGACCTCTGGATGTTCGGCGCCGCCCTCTCCTTCGCCACCTACAGCGCCCTGCTCAAGCGCAAGCCCGCCGAGATCGGCGGCCTCGCCTTCCTCCTGAGCACCTTCGTCCTCGGCGCCCTGATGCTGGCCCCCGCGTACGCCGTCTCCCTCACCGTCCAGGGCGGCTTCGAGGCGACCCCCCACACCGTCGGCCCCCTCCTCTACGTCGGCGTCTTCTCCTCCGCCGTCGCCTTCTTCGCCTGGAACAAGGCCATCTCCCTCATCGGCGCGGCCCGCGCGGGAGTCGTCTACTACCTCCAGCCCGTCTGCGTCGCAGCCCTCGGCCTGCTCCTCCTCGGCGAACGCACCGGCCCCGCCCAGCTCCTGTGCATGGCCCTGATCCTCGGCGGAGTCGCCTTCGGCAGCACGGCCCGCAGGTAACTGCCTGCGGGTATCTGCCAACAGGTAACTGCCCGCAGGTAACTTCCCCCCTGTGACCGACTGGGACATCAAGAAGCTCCGCATCCTGCGGACCCTGGCCGACCAGGGCACCGTGACCGCGACGGCCGAGACGCTGCACATGACGCCCTCGGCCGTCTCGCAGCAGCTGACCAACCTCTCCCGCCAGCTGGGGGTGCCGCTCCTGGAACCCCAGGGCCGCCGGGTCCGCCTCACCGACGCCGCCCACCTGGTGCTGCGCCACACCGAAGCCGTCTTCGCCCAGCTCGAACGCGCCGACGCCGAACTCACCGGCTACCGGTCCGGCGAGTCGGGCGAAGTCCGCGTCGGCGCCTTCTCCACCGCCGTCCCGGTCCTCGTGGTCCCGGCGGTCGCCGCCCTCCGCCTCACCCACCCGGGCATCGAACTCCGCGTCCGCGAGACCGAGGCGGCCGAGTCGTACGAACTCCTCTCCGCCGGCACCGTCGACCTCGCCCTCTCCCTCGCCGCGCACGCCCCGACCGCCCAGGACACCCGCTTCACCCGGATCACCCTCCTGGAAGACCCCCTGGACGTGGCCCTCCCCCCGGACCACCCCCTGGCGGCCGCACCCGTACTCCGCCTGGCGGACCTCTCGGCGGACCGGTGGATCTACGGCGGCAGCGGCCCCTGGTCGGAGATCACCCGGTCGGCCTGCGAACCGGCGGGCTTCGTCCCGGAACAGGCCCACTCGGCCTCGGGGTGGACCGCGATCCTGGCGATGGTCGAGGCGGGCATGGGCGTCGCCCTGGTCCCCCGCATGGTCTCGGCCCGCGCCTCGGGCGTAACGGTCCGCACCCTCACCCACGACCGCCCCACCCGCCACGTCATCGCCGCCCTCCGCCGGGGCACGGAGGCGGCCCCGGCCCTGGCCCAGGCCCTGCGGGCCCTCCAGAGGGCGGCGGGGAGGCTGGGCTGAGGGGCGGCACCCCGCGGGGCGGTCCCAGGGAGGGTTGGGGGCTTCCCGTCAGTCCCATCGTCCTTCCGGTTCGGGCCGGTCCCTCAAGGGCGCTCCCTTCGGTCGCGTCGCTACGCGATGGCCTTCGGCCACCCTTGACCGACCGACCCGAACCGGAAAGCCGAAAGACTGCCGGGAAACCCCCAAAGAAACGGCACGGTCCAGAGGAGGAGTGGCGGGTCCCTCAGCGCTGAGACGAGGGGCCAGGCGCCGGCCCGCCCGACATCCGGGGCCTGAAGAGTCCAGATCCCGGACCAGGGGCGCGACAGCCCGCACGGGAGGTTGATCAGAGCGACCTGCGGCGCCCCAGGCGCGACAGATCGCTACGCGCTCCTCTCGTCTCAGCGCCCGACGACCGCCTGTGGCTGATACCCGCACCAAGAGCCGATCAGAGCAGCGCAGGGACCCGACGGGCGCGACAGATCGCTACACGCTCCTCGGATCTCAGCGTCCGACGGTCGTCCTGGGCTGGCACATGAACCCAATGGCGACTGCCCGGTCAGTCCTTGAGCGCGCCAACGAGCCGGGCGCGCTCGCGGAGTTCTCGTACTGCGCGAACGGTGCCGTGCGGGCGGAGCCTGAGGTTCATCACCTCGAAGTGCTCGTCGCCCCGTGCGGAGGAGAGGGCTTCGTACTCGTCCAGGAAGCGGCTCCACGATTCGCACGCGGCCTCGACGTGGCCGATGGACAGCTGTCGCTGTGCGAGGACTCCGTAGGCGTGCAGGCGGCCTTGGCGCTCGTTGGCGGGCTGCAGCCGGATCGATTCACGCAAGGTCCTTACCGAGCCCGGTACATCCTTCGTCTCGTTCAGGACGTGCGCGACGTGGAACAGGTAGGCGGTCCGGTCGTAGCCGCCGATGGATTCCCGGCGGTCGTCGGCTCGGGCGAGCGCTTCCTCGGCCTCGCGGAGGCGGACGAAGGCCTGTCGTTTGTCTCCGACCATGGCCGCGCCGTGCGCCTGCTGGCCGCGCAGGAACGCCACTAGGCGCGGGCCGGCGGAGGGTGCCGCTTCCGCCGCCGAGTCGGCGAGTTCCAGGGCCCTCCTCCCGTACCCGAGGTTGGATGCCTGGAGCGACATGCCGCGCAGGGTCCGGCAGTAGGTGGTGTGCTCCTCCGCCTCCCCGGCCAGCTTCAGCGCGGACACGTAGTAGTCCTGGCCCAGCCGGTGCTGCCGTTCGTACATGGCCATCCACCCCGTCAGGTAGACCAGGTCTGAGGCGGCGGCGAGGAGGCTGCGCCGGACCGGGGCCGCAGCCTCTGCCTTCAGCCATGGGCCGACGGTGTTCACGAGGAAGGCTGCCGCCATCGGCCGGGCGTGGCCAGCGCCGAGTTCGTCGAGGATGTCGGCGATCCGGTCCGTCATCGCAGCCACAGCGTCCACCTGCGCCTGTCCGACCTTCGTCGTCGCCTTCCCGGG contains these protein-coding regions:
- a CDS encoding DMT family transporter — its product is MTVTDRIRTAPTAAGTLAGGGAVAGDKARKGAAGLGVLLALVATVVWSGSFVATRGMAETVPPVQAVFWRWIIAAVAVTPFAARQAWQQRALLRKHLGYISLATLFGVTLYNTLVHQAGLTTSASNMGMIMAASPVIMALYARLGGERLGARRSCGMLLAAFGVLLLVGDGSLGFDFGAGDLWMFGAALSFATYSALLKRKPAEIGGLAFLLSTFVLGALMLAPAYAVSLTVQGGFEATPHTVGPLLYVGVFSSAVAFFAWNKAISLIGAARAGVVYYLQPVCVAALGLLLLGERTGPAQLLCMALILGGVAFGSTARR
- a CDS encoding EamA family transporter, yielding MTVNRVTTTLLTALAPISWGSTYFVASELLPADRPLFTGAMRALPAGLLLVALSRVLPKGAWWWKSAVLGTLNIGAFFPLLFLSAYRLPGGVAAVLGSAGPLFVVGLAALLLGERARLRTVLAAVVAAFGVSMVVLTAEAKLDLIGVIAGVVSSASMGAGTVMTKRWGRPEGVGPLAVTGWQLTAGGLVIIPIAALVEGAPPALDGKAFLGYGYMMLINTGAAYFLWFRGIGQLTATSVTLLGPLSPLTAAVIGWAALGQALTPVQLVGMTIAFGATVFGQLPGRAPKGAAGGGAGGEVGPEARVAPGPFSKTEGNRQNLSMDLGEAKV
- a CDS encoding LysR family transcriptional regulator → MTDWDIKKLRILRTLADQGTVTATAETLHMTPSAVSQQLTNLSRQLGVPLLEPQGRRVRLTDAAHLVLRHTEAVFAQLERADAELTGYRSGESGEVRVGAFSTAVPVLVVPAVAALRLTHPGIELRVRETEAAESYELLSAGTVDLALSLAAHAPTAQDTRFTRITLLEDPLDVALPPDHPLAAAPVLRLADLSADRWIYGGSGPWSEITRSACEPAGFVPEQAHSASGWTAILAMVEAGMGVALVPRMVSARASGVTVRTLTHDRPTRHVIAALRRGTEAAPALAQALRALQRAAGRLG